In Methylobacterium aquaticum, the following are encoded in one genomic region:
- a CDS encoding methyl-accepting chemotaxis protein: MLRLSIGRKLALSSAVTAVFVGGAVYNQWSSNTEISAANDAVAREETILRGISQAQLAVSRIQLSYRSVELARSAAAADAAVTAAQDEAGAAAKGLERPIAIALKPDVLRESERGVRDLAAAVKDFAQQGRADLYGRPVDAAAAAASRDRIAALLGRTEKTIGESVENANRFTHEAMKAAAERIASATRIGLLAGAAMLLSLLAAGVVLMLNIQRPILRLVAVLERMAAGDVDATIAESRRGDEIGALGRAVEDIKAMVARKAAEDAERRQIADAAAAAARQRATLELADTFEAAVGDVVRTVSSSATELQATARSMSSMAAETASQSTSVAAAAEEAATNVGTVAAAAEELGASISEIGRQVEGSAGLAQAAVGEADRTGQLVQALKATSTRIGDMVGLISNIASQTNLLALNATIEAARAGEAGRGFAVVAAEVKELANQTARATEEIARQIGEVQGVTDQTVGAIGSITSRIREIDTVVTSIAAAVTQQGAATQEIVRNVSQASVGTSAVTGTIAGVAQASESTGMAASRVLTSASDLSRQSEHLSEEVHRFLATVRAA, translated from the coding sequence ATGCTCAGGCTCAGCATCGGGCGCAAGCTGGCTTTGTCATCCGCCGTCACGGCCGTGTTCGTCGGTGGCGCCGTCTACAATCAATGGTCGAGCAACACCGAGATCAGCGCGGCGAACGACGCGGTGGCCCGGGAAGAGACCATCCTGCGGGGGATCTCGCAGGCGCAGCTCGCGGTCAGCCGCATCCAGCTGAGCTACCGGTCCGTCGAGCTGGCGCGCAGTGCCGCCGCGGCCGATGCGGCCGTGACGGCGGCGCAGGACGAGGCGGGCGCCGCCGCCAAGGGGCTGGAGCGGCCGATCGCCATCGCCCTCAAGCCGGACGTGCTGCGCGAGAGCGAGCGCGGCGTGCGGGACCTCGCCGCCGCGGTGAAGGATTTCGCCCAGCAGGGCCGGGCTGACCTCTACGGCCGGCCGGTCGACGCGGCGGCGGCCGCTGCCTCCCGCGACCGGATCGCCGCGCTCCTCGGACGGACCGAGAAGACCATCGGCGAATCGGTCGAGAACGCCAACCGCTTCACGCACGAGGCGATGAAGGCGGCTGCCGAGCGGATCGCCTCGGCGACGCGGATCGGCCTCTTGGCCGGCGCGGCGATGCTGCTGAGCCTGCTCGCCGCGGGCGTGGTGCTGATGCTCAACATCCAGCGCCCGATCCTGCGGCTGGTCGCGGTGCTGGAACGGATGGCGGCCGGCGACGTCGATGCCACCATCGCCGAGAGCCGGCGTGGCGACGAGATCGGGGCGCTGGGCCGCGCCGTCGAAGACATCAAGGCGATGGTCGCCCGCAAGGCGGCGGAGGATGCGGAGCGCCGCCAGATCGCCGATGCCGCCGCCGCCGCGGCCCGGCAGCGCGCGACCCTGGAACTGGCCGACACCTTCGAGGCGGCGGTCGGCGACGTCGTCCGCACGGTCTCGTCATCCGCCACCGAGCTTCAGGCCACCGCCCGCTCGATGTCGTCGATGGCGGCCGAGACCGCGTCGCAATCGACGAGCGTCGCCGCGGCGGCCGAGGAGGCGGCGACCAATGTCGGCACCGTCGCGGCGGCGGCCGAGGAGCTCGGCGCCTCGATCTCGGAGATCGGCCGCCAGGTCGAGGGCTCGGCCGGGCTCGCCCAGGCCGCGGTCGGCGAGGCCGACAGGACCGGCCAGCTCGTCCAGGCGCTGAAGGCCACCTCGACCCGGATCGGCGACATGGTCGGGCTGATCTCGAACATCGCCAGCCAGACCAACCTGCTGGCGCTGAACGCCACGATCGAGGCGGCGCGCGCCGGCGAGGCGGGCCGCGGCTTCGCGGTGGTCGCCGCCGAGGTGAAGGAACTGGCCAACCAGACCGCCCGCGCGACGGAGGAGATCGCCCGCCAGATCGGCGAGGTCCAGGGCGTCACCGATCAGACGGTCGGGGCGATCGGCTCGATCACCTCCCGGATCCGCGAGATCGACACCGTGGTGACCTCCATCGCGGCGGCGGTCACCCAGCAGGGCGCGGCGACGCAGGAGATCGTGCGCAACGTCTCGCAGGCCTCGGTCGGCACGAGCGCGGTGACCGGCACCATCGCGGGTGTGGCCCAGGCCTCCGAATCGACCGGGATGGCGGCGAGCCGGGTGCTGACCTCGGCCTCGGACCTGTCGCGCCAATCGGAGCATCTCTCCGAAGAGGTCCACCGCTTCCTCGCGACCGTGCGGGCGGCCTAA
- the minE gene encoding cell division topological specificity factor MinE, with the protein MNLLSFLSRRGTAPVARERLQILLAHERTAFGRSDLVAILREEILAVIAKHVAIDQEKVKVTMERGDAVSTLGVDIELPDNKVARLASA; encoded by the coding sequence ATGAACCTGCTGAGCTTCCTGTCGCGGCGCGGGACGGCGCCGGTGGCGCGCGAGCGCCTTCAGATCCTGCTGGCCCACGAGCGCACCGCCTTCGGCCGCTCGGACCTGGTGGCGATCCTGCGCGAGGAGATCCTGGCGGTGATCGCCAAGCACGTCGCCATCGACCAGGAGAAGGTGAAGGTGACGATGGAGCGGGGCGACGCCGTCTCGACCCTCGGCGTCGACATCGAGCTTCCCGACAACAAGGTCGCGCGGCTCGCCAGCGCGTGA
- the minD gene encoding septum site-determining protein MinD, producing MAKVIVVTSGKGGVGKTTTTAALGAALAKTGQSVCVVDFDVGLRNLDLIMGAERRVVYDLINVVQGDAKLPQALIRDKRIDTLSLLPASQTRDKDALTDEGVARVVGELREKFDWIICDSPAGIERGATLAMRHADIAVVVTNPEVSSVRDSDRIIGLLDSKTERAEKGERLEKHLILTRYDPNRAERGEMLKIDDVLEILSIPLLAVIPESEEVLKASNLGSPVTLNAPQSAPARAYADAVRRLKGETVPMTVPSDKRSLLGKLFTRRAA from the coding sequence ATGGCCAAGGTCATCGTGGTGACATCCGGCAAGGGAGGGGTGGGCAAGACCACCACGACGGCGGCCTTGGGGGCCGCCCTGGCCAAGACCGGCCAGAGCGTCTGCGTCGTCGACTTCGACGTGGGCCTGCGCAACCTCGACCTCATCATGGGCGCCGAGCGCCGGGTCGTCTACGATCTCATCAACGTCGTCCAGGGCGACGCCAAGCTGCCCCAGGCGCTGATCCGCGACAAGCGCATCGACACGCTCTCGCTGCTGCCCGCCTCGCAGACCCGCGACAAGGACGCGCTCACCGACGAGGGCGTCGCCCGCGTCGTCGGCGAGTTGCGCGAGAAGTTCGACTGGATCATCTGCGACAGCCCGGCCGGCATCGAGCGCGGGGCGACGCTCGCCATGCGCCACGCCGACATCGCGGTGGTCGTGACCAACCCCGAGGTCTCCTCGGTGCGCGATTCCGACCGGATCATCGGGCTGCTCGATTCCAAGACCGAGCGCGCCGAGAAGGGCGAGCGGCTGGAGAAGCACCTGATCCTCACCCGCTACGACCCCAACCGGGCCGAGCGCGGCGAGATGCTGAAGATCGACGACGTCCTGGAGATCCTGTCGATCCCGCTCCTCGCCGTGATCCCGGAGAGCGAGGAGGTGCTGAAGGCCTCGAACCTCGGCAGCCCCGTGACGCTGAACGCGCCCCAGAGCGCGCCGGCCCGGGCCTATGCCGACGCCGTGCGCCGCCTGAAGGGCGAGACCGTGCCGATGACCGTGCCGAGCGACAAGCGCTCGCTCCTGGGCAAGCTGTTCACCCGGAGGGCGGCATGA
- the minC gene encoding septum site-determining protein MinC, with protein MTSQTQTRPPIRFRGRSFLAVVLAPEAPIEDWLADLDALARRSPAFFAGRAVILDVTALAPSRDALKDLVTALNAREIPIMGIEGAGAGSLGPGMPPPLNGGRPSGEVAMPGEAPAAAPVERVTGAKSLMLESPVRSGQAILFPEGDVTVMGSVASGAEVIAGGSIHIYGALRGRAIAGAAGSPGARIFCRKFEPELLAIDGLYRTADDLDPTLRGRAVQVWLDGDSMRTAALD; from the coding sequence GTGACCAGCCAGACCCAAACCCGCCCGCCGATTCGCTTCCGTGGCCGCTCGTTCCTGGCGGTCGTGTTGGCACCCGAGGCGCCGATCGAGGATTGGCTCGCCGACCTCGACGCCCTTGCCAGGCGCTCTCCGGCCTTCTTCGCCGGCCGCGCCGTGATCCTCGACGTGACGGCCCTGGCGCCGAGCCGGGACGCGCTCAAGGACCTGGTGACCGCCCTCAACGCCCGCGAGATCCCGATCATGGGGATCGAGGGCGCGGGAGCGGGCTCGCTCGGACCCGGGATGCCGCCGCCGCTCAACGGCGGCCGTCCCTCCGGCGAGGTGGCGATGCCCGGCGAGGCGCCGGCCGCCGCCCCGGTCGAGCGGGTGACGGGCGCGAAGTCGCTGATGCTGGAGAGCCCCGTGCGCTCCGGCCAGGCGATCCTGTTCCCCGAGGGCGACGTGACCGTGATGGGCTCGGTGGCCTCCGGCGCCGAGGTCATCGCCGGCGGCTCGATCCACATCTACGGGGCCTTGCGGGGCCGTGCCATCGCGGGGGCCGCCGGCTCGCCGGGCGCGCGCATCTTCTGCCGCAAGTTCGAGCCCGAACTGCTCGCCATCGACGGCCTCTACCGCACCGCCGACGACCTCGACCCGACCCTGCGCGGCCGCGCCGTCCAGGTCTGGCTCGACGGCGACTCGATGCGCACCGCCGCGCTCGACTGA
- a CDS encoding tellurite resistance TerB family protein has protein sequence MFDAKRLLDQFLGGSGRGGSFGGHPGPSSYGQGGYGHAPSPLEQVARSLGGGGGKAAILGGLASLVLGSRRGGGGFGMPGGLGGGGLSGGMGAGRAGGLALIATLAYQAYQSWQANQGQRGGAAPARAGGFIPSADDAARMLGGTRFAVASPADEEDRSRALLIAMITAAKADGHIDPEEQSRIFGEMDRHALDADDKAFLMDALRAPVDVEAVARLARNPEQASEIYAASLMAISVDTPQERAYLDHLARSLRLEPGYARHIEATLASASAQR, from the coding sequence ATGTTCGACGCCAAGCGCCTGCTCGACCAGTTCCTCGGCGGCTCCGGCCGGGGCGGGTCCTTCGGCGGCCATCCCGGCCCATCGTCCTACGGCCAAGGCGGGTACGGGCACGCGCCCTCCCCCCTCGAACAGGTCGCCCGGTCCCTCGGCGGCGGGGGCGGCAAGGCGGCGATCCTCGGCGGCCTCGCCTCGCTGGTCCTCGGCAGCCGGCGCGGCGGCGGGGGGTTCGGGATGCCCGGCGGGTTGGGCGGAGGCGGGTTGAGCGGAGGAATGGGCGCCGGGCGCGCCGGCGGCCTCGCCCTCATCGCCACCCTGGCGTACCAGGCCTACCAGAGCTGGCAGGCGAACCAGGGCCAGCGCGGCGGCGCCGCACCCGCACGGGCTGGCGGCTTCATTCCCTCCGCCGACGATGCGGCCCGGATGCTCGGCGGCACGCGCTTCGCGGTCGCCTCGCCGGCCGACGAGGAGGACCGCTCCCGCGCGCTCCTGATCGCGATGATCACCGCCGCCAAGGCCGACGGCCACATCGATCCGGAGGAGCAGAGCCGCATTTTCGGCGAGATGGACCGCCACGCTCTCGATGCCGACGACAAGGCCTTCCTGATGGATGCCCTGCGCGCGCCCGTGGACGTCGAGGCGGTGGCGCGCCTCGCCCGCAACCCGGAACAGGCGAGCGAGATCTACGCCGCCTCCCTGATGGCGATCAGCGTCGACACGCCCCAGGAGCGGGCCTATCTCGACCACCTCGCCCGCAGCCTTCGGCTGGAACCGGGGTATGCGCGCCACATCGAAGCCACGCTGGCCTCGGCCTCCGCGCAAAGATGA
- a CDS encoding TonB-dependent receptor family protein has product MPSLPGPGLRPRALALLLTLAPSAALSQGAPDTIALDEISVAGSGAALRPAFGVAAPPGAAPSVIEHPVGEIVTAIGRQDVIANRPATSIGQVLVNSPGVTVRQGNGPRDVVVSIRGNNARSTGVVKNMVVLEDGFVMTQPDGASRFDLTDPRAYSRVDVFRGPQSALFGNYATGGALAFRTRTGREIDGYEIGVDAGSFGTLNNYFTVGGVSGPAEISLFASDYRLNGYQDHASANTQTVNLLASYTPTPDNRFTLKVVNNTLDADLPARSSLAQYRINPYQRGCAAAATAAPGCTTFNLFGNGAFGAMVPVTADEGAFGRKDRRTIIAGRWEHDIDANTTWRTQIGFDERNFNQPFYTSSSRGSYPSYTILSDITHRTELFGLPTVGYAALSYSAIDNHIALYNRAPYGGPRLGALTSNQEAVQSNLGGRARAEIALSERWTGVLGVSAENTWLKGRTLTYAYSAAGMRTAVADIDRSFLNVAPELALVYRPDPAWAFRGRVATGYATPAASALFVTPAGVPGNNTDLRTQTNLGVDLGADWSPLPDLRLSLTGFYEFFRNELVTQSPGAGLLSYTFNAPASEHRGIEAGAEWAFSPGWRAVAAYSLNDQFYTRYVEQLSAGSLTARFDRAGRLIPGVPAHQLLARIGYDQPSGPLKGLGAFVEAVYQDGFFLDNANLLKAPGYAIVNANVHYDTDLIGAYAKRLSLYVEVRNILDTTYIASAQPLANSISAVTGLQNGAGVLATTTGSIFAGAPRSVVGGMKLTF; this is encoded by the coding sequence ATGCCGTCCCTCCCCGGTCCCGGCCTGCGTCCCCGCGCGCTCGCCCTCCTCCTCACGCTGGCCCCCTCCGCCGCCCTGTCGCAGGGCGCACCCGACACCATCGCCCTCGACGAGATCTCCGTGGCGGGATCCGGCGCGGCCCTCAGACCGGCCTTCGGCGTCGCCGCGCCGCCCGGCGCGGCCCCGAGCGTGATCGAGCACCCGGTCGGCGAGATCGTCACGGCAATCGGCCGGCAGGACGTGATCGCCAACCGGCCGGCGACCAGCATCGGCCAGGTCCTCGTCAACAGCCCCGGCGTCACCGTGCGCCAGGGCAACGGGCCGCGCGACGTGGTGGTGTCGATCCGCGGCAACAACGCCCGCTCGACTGGCGTCGTCAAGAACATGGTGGTGCTGGAGGACGGCTTCGTCATGACGCAGCCCGACGGCGCCTCGCGCTTCGACCTCACCGATCCGCGGGCCTATTCCAGGGTCGACGTCTTCCGCGGGCCGCAATCCGCGTTGTTCGGCAACTACGCCACCGGCGGTGCGCTCGCCTTCCGCACCCGCACCGGACGCGAGATCGACGGCTACGAGATCGGCGTCGATGCCGGCAGCTTCGGCACCCTGAACAACTACTTCACGGTCGGCGGCGTGAGCGGCCCCGCCGAGATCAGCCTGTTTGCCAGCGATTACCGCCTCAACGGCTACCAGGACCATGCCAGCGCCAATACCCAGACCGTCAACCTGCTGGCGAGCTACACGCCGACCCCGGACAACCGCTTCACCCTGAAGGTCGTCAACAACACCCTCGACGCCGACCTTCCGGCCCGCTCCTCGCTGGCGCAATACCGGATCAACCCCTACCAGCGCGGCTGCGCGGCGGCGGCCACCGCGGCGCCCGGCTGCACCACCTTCAACCTCTTCGGCAACGGCGCCTTCGGCGCCATGGTGCCGGTGACGGCCGACGAGGGCGCCTTCGGCCGCAAGGACCGGCGCACGATCATCGCCGGCCGCTGGGAGCACGACATCGACGCCAACACCACCTGGCGCACGCAAATCGGCTTCGACGAGCGCAACTTCAACCAGCCGTTCTACACCTCGTCCTCGCGCGGCAGCTATCCGTCCTACACGATCCTCTCCGACATCACCCATCGCACCGAGCTGTTCGGGCTGCCGACGGTCGGCTACGCGGCCCTGTCCTACAGCGCCATCGACAACCACATCGCCCTGTACAACCGGGCGCCCTATGGCGGCCCGCGCCTCGGCGCGCTGACCAGCAACCAGGAGGCGGTGCAGTCGAATCTCGGCGGCCGGGCCCGGGCCGAAATCGCCCTGTCGGAGCGCTGGACCGGCGTGCTCGGCGTCTCGGCCGAGAACACCTGGCTCAAGGGCCGCACCCTCACCTACGCGTATTCCGCCGCCGGCATGCGGACGGCGGTCGCCGACATCGACCGCAGCTTCCTCAACGTGGCGCCGGAACTCGCCCTGGTCTACCGGCCCGATCCGGCATGGGCGTTCCGCGGCCGCGTCGCCACCGGCTACGCGACGCCGGCCGCGAGCGCGCTGTTCGTGACGCCGGCCGGCGTGCCGGGCAACAACACCGACCTGCGCACCCAGACCAATCTCGGTGTCGATCTCGGCGCCGACTGGTCGCCCCTGCCCGATTTGCGGCTGAGCCTGACCGGGTTCTACGAGTTTTTTCGCAACGAGCTCGTCACCCAGTCGCCGGGAGCGGGCCTGCTCAGCTACACCTTCAACGCCCCGGCCTCCGAGCATCGCGGCATCGAGGCGGGGGCGGAATGGGCCTTCTCCCCCGGCTGGCGGGCGGTTGCGGCCTACAGCCTCAACGACCAGTTCTATACCCGCTACGTCGAGCAACTGAGCGCCGGCAGCCTGACCGCCCGGTTCGACCGGGCCGGGCGCCTGATCCCCGGCGTGCCGGCCCACCAGCTCCTCGCCCGGATCGGCTACGACCAGCCGTCGGGACCGCTGAAGGGCCTCGGCGCCTTCGTCGAGGCGGTCTACCAGGACGGCTTCTTCCTCGACAACGCCAACCTGCTCAAGGCGCCGGGCTACGCGATCGTCAACGCCAACGTCCACTACGACACCGACCTGATCGGTGCTTACGCCAAGCGCCTGAGCCTCTACGTCGAGGTGCGCAACATCCTCGACACGACGTACATCGCCTCGGCCCAGCCCCTGGCGAACTCGATCAGCGCCGTGACCGGCTTGCAGAACGGGGCCGGCGTGCTCGCGACCACCACCGGCTCGATCTTCGCTGGCGCGCCGCGGAGCGTCGTCGGGGGGATGAAGCTGACCTTTTGA
- a CDS encoding PepSY-associated TM helix domain-containing protein, with amino-acid sequence MTLPSSAALPGRARLRDAVHRAVWRWHFYAGLLCLPFLILLSVTGSVYLFKDEINRTLFSHRILVPVRATPPLSPERLVFIAADAVPDARPTTYASPEAPDRSSVVTMVGPSGKTLVYLDPYDGAVLDRVGRNDEAMMVVRRLHSLAMFGPVANGLIEVVAGFTLILVLSGIYLWWPRRRGGGQGGGQGGGIVSVRGTPGKRVWWRDLHAVTGFAAGAGLFFLAATGLPWSILWGDQFRAVSNRAGLGQPTALWAGLPVSTVPMGAVLDQTGWALEDAPLPRSDARDGVPIGIDRAAAILSGLGMPAGYELALPEGPAGVYAAAAYPRDVTRQRMISLDQYTGQPLVNVRFGDIGIVGRGIQYGIGLHKGEVAGRLNQFLMLAFCLATILLAVTAAVMWRKRRPKGRLGVPAWPDDRRAVGAVTGLVVAFGIVFPLTGLAILAMIALDAAFLGLRRGFRRPATA; translated from the coding sequence ATGACCCTCCCTTCCTCCGCCGCCCTCCCGGGGCGCGCGCGCCTGCGTGATGCCGTCCATCGCGCGGTGTGGCGCTGGCATTTCTATGCCGGCCTCCTCTGCCTGCCGTTCCTGATCCTCCTGTCGGTCACCGGCTCGGTCTACCTGTTCAAGGACGAGATCAACCGCACGCTTTTTTCCCATCGCATCCTCGTGCCGGTGCGGGCGACGCCGCCCCTGTCGCCGGAGCGGCTGGTCTTCATCGCCGCCGATGCGGTGCCGGATGCCCGGCCGACCACCTATGCGAGCCCGGAGGCGCCCGACCGCTCGAGCGTCGTCACCATGGTGGGCCCCTCGGGAAAGACCCTCGTCTATCTCGACCCCTATGACGGCGCCGTTCTCGACCGGGTCGGGCGCAACGACGAGGCGATGATGGTGGTGCGCCGGCTGCACAGCCTGGCGATGTTCGGGCCGGTGGCGAACGGGCTGATTGAGGTCGTCGCCGGCTTCACGCTGATCCTGGTGCTCAGCGGGATCTACCTGTGGTGGCCGCGCAGGCGTGGCGGCGGGCAAGGGGGTGGGCAAGGGGGCGGAATCGTCTCGGTGCGCGGCACGCCGGGCAAGCGGGTGTGGTGGCGCGACCTGCACGCCGTCACCGGCTTTGCCGCCGGGGCCGGCCTGTTCTTCCTCGCCGCCACCGGCCTGCCCTGGTCGATCCTGTGGGGCGACCAGTTCCGGGCGGTGTCGAACCGGGCAGGCCTCGGCCAGCCGACCGCGCTCTGGGCCGGATTGCCGGTCTCGACGGTGCCGATGGGCGCGGTGCTCGACCAGACCGGCTGGGCGCTCGAGGATGCGCCGCTGCCGCGCTCGGACGCCCGCGACGGGGTGCCGATCGGCATCGACCGGGCGGCCGCGATCCTGAGCGGTCTCGGCATGCCGGCCGGCTACGAGCTCGCCTTGCCGGAGGGGCCGGCGGGAGTCTACGCCGCCGCCGCCTATCCGCGCGACGTCACCCGCCAGCGGATGATCTCCCTCGACCAGTATACGGGTCAGCCGCTGGTCAACGTGCGGTTCGGCGACATCGGGATCGTCGGGCGCGGGATCCAGTACGGGATCGGGCTGCACAAGGGCGAGGTCGCCGGGCGGCTCAACCAGTTCCTGATGCTGGCCTTCTGCCTCGCGACGATCCTGCTCGCGGTGACCGCTGCGGTGATGTGGCGGAAGCGCCGCCCCAAGGGCCGCCTCGGCGTGCCGGCCTGGCCCGACGACCGCCGGGCGGTCGGGGCCGTCACCGGGCTCGTCGTCGCGTTCGGGATCGTCTTTCCCCTCACCGGGCTGGCGATCCTCGCGATGATCGCCCTCGATGCCGCGTTCCTCGGCCTGCGCCGCGGGTTCCGTCGCCCCGCGACGGCCTGA
- the apaG gene encoding Co2+/Mg2+ efflux protein ApaG, producing the protein MYKAETRGISVSVQPRFVEEESSPDSGRYFFAYTVEITNNGSEQVQLRSRHWRIVDGRGEMQEVRGAGVVGKQPVLGPGESFSYTSGCPLTTPDGTMEGTYTMATADGDSFEAAIPAFSLDSPHVRRVMH; encoded by the coding sequence ATGTACAAGGCAGAGACCCGCGGCATCAGCGTGTCCGTGCAGCCGCGCTTCGTCGAGGAGGAATCCTCGCCCGACAGCGGACGCTACTTCTTCGCCTATACGGTGGAGATCACCAACAACGGCAGCGAGCAGGTGCAACTGCGCTCCCGCCACTGGCGCATCGTCGACGGTCGCGGCGAGATGCAGGAGGTGCGCGGTGCCGGCGTCGTCGGCAAGCAGCCGGTGCTCGGCCCCGGCGAGTCGTTCAGCTACACCAGCGGCTGCCCCCTCACGACGCCCGACGGCACGATGGAGGGGACCTACACCATGGCAACCGCCGACGGCGACAGCTTCGAGGCGGCGATCCCCGCCTTCTCGCTCGATTCGCCGCATGTGCGCCGGGTGATGCACTGA